In Streptomyces sp. NBC_01439, the following are encoded in one genomic region:
- a CDS encoding thiocillin family RiPP: MNENSTDKLIDLYAMDEELFVEELPQGNALGSFSSATSASSFSCPASSASSATTASTYG; the protein is encoded by the coding sequence GTGAACGAGAACAGCACGGACAAGCTCATCGACCTCTACGCGATGGACGAGGAGCTCTTCGTGGAGGAGCTGCCGCAGGGCAACGCCCTGGGCTCCTTCTCCAGCGCCACCTCGGCGAGCTCCTTCTCCTGCCCCGCCAGCTCGGCCAGCAGTGCCACCACGGCGTCGACGTACGGGTGA
- a CDS encoding thiocillin family RiPP gives MTDANAWELDLHSVDLGDDALSIEQIPEGVALGTFSTASSATTASCPISSAGSIMTANCTG, from the coding sequence ATGACCGACGCCAACGCGTGGGAGCTCGACCTCCACAGCGTCGACCTGGGCGACGACGCACTGTCCATCGAGCAGATCCCCGAGGGCGTGGCACTGGGGACCTTCAGCACGGCCTCCAGCGCGACCACGGCCAGCTGCCCGATCAGCAGCGCCGGAAGCATCATGACCGCCAACTGCACGGGCTGA
- a CDS encoding SigE family RNA polymerase sigma factor, with translation MFDSVGRRARLGFTICCERFQPSTRGGQVGALFAKTKNLETGMNRLDKAHEDDFERHVVGVRPALRRNAFVLVGDWFAADDLVQQTLIAVYRAWERLDHHDALSAYTRTVMVRLFIDERRRHRWTRELLQESLPDPEPAPEELAQIGDRLVLLKALSTLTPRQRGLVYLRYWEDLGIEEVAQIMDCSSSTVRSSTSRALRILRERLGELGARRHED, from the coding sequence ATGTTTGACTCCGTTGGACGCCGTGCGCGGCTCGGGTTCACGATCTGCTGCGAACGGTTCCAACCTTCTACACGTGGTGGACAGGTCGGGGCGCTGTTCGCCAAGACAAAGAATCTTGAAACGGGGATGAACAGATTGGACAAGGCGCACGAAGATGACTTCGAACGGCACGTCGTAGGCGTTCGACCGGCACTCAGACGCAACGCCTTCGTGCTGGTGGGGGACTGGTTCGCTGCTGACGATCTCGTACAGCAGACGCTGATCGCCGTATATCGGGCTTGGGAACGGCTGGATCATCACGACGCACTGTCCGCCTACACCCGCACCGTGATGGTGCGGCTCTTCATCGACGAACGACGCAGGCATCGCTGGACCCGCGAGCTGCTGCAGGAATCGTTACCCGACCCCGAGCCCGCACCCGAGGAGTTGGCTCAGATCGGGGACAGGTTGGTCCTGCTCAAGGCACTGTCCACCCTCACCCCGAGGCAACGCGGCCTCGTCTACCTGCGCTACTGGGAGGACCTGGGGATCGAAGAGGTCGCGCAAATCATGGACTGCTCCTCCTCGACGGTTCGCAGCTCCACCTCGCGGGCGCTGCGGATCCTGCGCGAACGACTCGGCGAGCTGGGGGCCCGTCGACACGAGGACTGA
- a CDS encoding winged helix-turn-helix domain-containing protein has translation MTHPRKSLDTLIHAPVRFSIAAALASVDEADFRTLRDTIEISDSALSKQITLLEQAEYVKVRKAFVGKRARTWLSLTAKGRVALTRHLAALRDIAEWEPEQTAELGARQGSEE, from the coding sequence GTGACGCATCCCCGCAAATCCCTCGACACCTTGATCCACGCACCGGTGCGGTTCTCCATCGCAGCCGCACTGGCCTCGGTCGATGAGGCCGATTTCAGAACGCTCCGCGACACCATCGAGATCTCGGACTCGGCCCTCTCCAAGCAGATCACGCTCTTGGAGCAGGCCGAGTACGTGAAGGTCCGCAAAGCCTTCGTCGGCAAGCGGGCCCGTACCTGGCTCTCCCTGACGGCTAAGGGGCGCGTGGCCCTCACTCGCCACTTGGCTGCCCTCCGCGACATCGCCGAGTGGGAGCCGGAGCAGACAGCTGAACTCGGTGCCCGCCAGGGCAGCGAGGAATGA
- a CDS encoding ABC transporter ATP-binding protein has protein sequence MAERSPSHDPVILLENVTKRYPGPHGDVIALAGIDLSVRPGEIFGLLGPNGAGKTTTIETLVGLRRPTGGTVRVLGYDPVAQRDEIRKYVAIQPQHAAVFEQQTVAELLRVWASLYPDPETPDTIIDRMGLSASRDVRVSKLSGGQRQRLLVGTALISRPRLLVLDEPSTGMDPNARQELWDAIRAHRGAGGTVLLSTHSMEEAEMLCDRVAVLHKGRVAAYGTPQDLINTHAPEREVHFTVPVGTDLARLRTAPGVSHIESHDTGGNTRVIVRTSDSDAAFGLLAGPLGARHIQIKEAGLEAVFRLLTGVSFHEAGDGAQPPTGHDAAQPAETNGVMA, from the coding sequence ATGGCTGAACGAAGCCCGTCCCACGACCCGGTGATCCTGCTGGAGAACGTCACCAAGCGGTACCCGGGCCCCCATGGGGACGTCATCGCCCTGGCCGGCATTGACCTCTCGGTGCGGCCGGGGGAGATCTTTGGTCTGCTCGGCCCGAACGGAGCCGGCAAGACCACCACCATCGAGACCCTCGTCGGCCTGCGCCGCCCCACCGGAGGCACCGTCCGGGTGCTCGGATACGACCCCGTGGCGCAGCGGGACGAGATCCGCAAGTACGTCGCGATCCAGCCGCAGCACGCCGCCGTGTTCGAGCAGCAGACGGTGGCGGAACTCCTGCGCGTCTGGGCCTCGCTCTATCCCGACCCCGAGACCCCCGACACCATCATCGACCGGATGGGCCTGTCGGCCTCGCGCGACGTCCGGGTATCGAAGCTCTCCGGCGGACAGCGCCAGCGCCTCCTCGTCGGCACGGCACTCATCTCCCGCCCCCGTCTGCTGGTGCTCGACGAGCCGTCGACGGGCATGGACCCCAACGCACGGCAGGAACTGTGGGACGCGATCCGCGCGCACCGCGGTGCCGGCGGAACCGTACTGTTGTCGACGCACTCCATGGAGGAGGCCGAGATGCTCTGCGACCGGGTCGCCGTGCTGCACAAAGGCCGGGTCGCCGCTTACGGAACCCCGCAGGACCTGATCAACACCCACGCGCCCGAACGCGAGGTGCACTTCACCGTCCCGGTCGGCACCGACCTCGCACGGCTGCGCACCGCGCCCGGGGTGTCTCACATCGAGAGCCACGACACCGGCGGCAACACCCGGGTCATCGTGCGGACCAGCGACTCCGACGCGGCGTTCGGCCTGCTTGCCGGCCCGCTCGGAGCCCGCCACATCCAGATCAAGGAGGCCGGCCTGGAAGCGGTCTTCCGCCTCCTCACAGGTGTCTCCTTCCACGAAGCGGGGGACGGCGCGCAGCCGCCCACCGGGCACGATGCCGCGCAGCCCGCAGAGACGAATGGTGTGATGGCGTGA
- a CDS encoding YtxH domain-containing protein, giving the protein MRYKVTFVVGLALGYVLGTRAGRERYEQMRKSARQLAQNPAVRNAAETAGQTGREFAGKAFTAVSQKVGDAVPDSLSGRVRGLRGRAGGAGEDDWGTSNT; this is encoded by the coding sequence ATGCGGTACAAGGTCACGTTCGTGGTCGGACTGGCCCTCGGGTACGTGCTCGGAACCCGGGCCGGACGCGAGCGCTACGAGCAGATGCGAAAGTCCGCGCGGCAGCTCGCGCAGAACCCCGCGGTGCGCAACGCCGCCGAAACCGCGGGTCAGACCGGGCGCGAGTTCGCCGGGAAGGCCTTCACCGCGGTGAGTCAGAAGGTCGGCGACGCCGTCCCGGACTCGCTCTCCGGGCGGGTACGGGGGCTGCGCGGCCGGGCCGGCGGCGCCGGCGAGGACGACTGGGGCACCAGCAACACCTGA
- a CDS encoding FGGY family carbohydrate kinase, with product MGIVAGLDSSSAFTRIVVCDTETGAVLRQGYAPHPQPSGEPDGANPYETDPQAWLLSLGEAAGGGLLEGVQAIGVSAQQHGLLPLDPQGALVRPALVGNDKRGQVAAADLIDAYGGRHGWVEAVGSVPHSAQPVAKLAWLARNEPEAARRIAVLMSPHDWLVWQLLGRPARRTTDRGGASGTGYWSAATGTWRPDLVELALGHRALLPEVLGPADAAGTTPEGLLISAGTGETMAAALGLGLGPGDAVVSLGASGSVMAVHHEAVSEPGGLVTSLADASGMHLPVVNTSNAVRALRGTAELLGTDLEGLSELALKSTPGAHGLVLLPYLEGERTPNLPHAAGTLSGLRRDSMKPEHLARAAFEGMLCGLVDALDVLRSRGVEIRRVFLLGAAAELPAVQAAAPGLFGTQVVVPAPADYAALGAARQAAWTLGVAQGTLAPHTPPVWPAPAAQVFEPGEEFPAWQGVRQQYVATREQIHPGAF from the coding sequence ATGGGGATAGTCGCCGGGCTGGACAGCTCTTCCGCGTTCACACGCATCGTCGTCTGTGACACCGAGACCGGCGCCGTGCTGCGCCAGGGGTACGCACCCCACCCACAGCCCTCGGGTGAACCGGACGGCGCGAATCCCTACGAGACCGACCCGCAGGCCTGGCTGCTCTCGCTCGGCGAGGCCGCCGGCGGCGGGCTCCTCGAAGGGGTCCAGGCCATAGGGGTCTCCGCCCAGCAGCACGGCCTGCTGCCGCTGGACCCGCAGGGCGCTCTGGTGCGGCCCGCGCTCGTCGGCAACGACAAGCGCGGCCAGGTCGCCGCCGCCGACCTCATCGACGCCTACGGCGGTCGGCACGGCTGGGTCGAGGCGGTGGGCTCGGTCCCGCACTCCGCGCAGCCGGTCGCGAAGCTGGCCTGGCTGGCCCGCAACGAGCCCGAGGCCGCCCGCCGGATCGCCGTGCTGATGTCCCCGCACGACTGGCTCGTCTGGCAGCTGCTGGGCCGCCCGGCCCGGCGGACCACCGACCGCGGCGGCGCCTCCGGTACCGGGTACTGGTCGGCGGCCACCGGCACCTGGCGCCCCGACCTGGTCGAGCTGGCGCTCGGGCACCGGGCCCTGCTGCCCGAGGTGCTCGGCCCGGCCGATGCCGCCGGGACCACGCCCGAGGGGCTGCTGATCTCCGCCGGCACCGGCGAAACGATGGCCGCCGCGCTCGGGCTGGGGCTGGGCCCCGGCGACGCGGTGGTCTCCCTCGGTGCCTCCGGTTCGGTGATGGCCGTGCACCACGAGGCGGTGTCGGAGCCGGGCGGACTGGTCACCTCGCTGGCCGACGCCAGCGGCATGCACCTGCCCGTGGTGAACACCTCCAATGCCGTGCGGGCGCTGCGCGGCACCGCCGAACTGCTCGGCACCGATCTGGAGGGGCTGTCCGAGCTCGCGCTGAAGTCGACGCCGGGCGCGCACGGCCTCGTGCTCCTGCCGTACCTGGAGGGTGAGCGGACCCCGAACCTGCCGCACGCCGCCGGCACCCTGTCCGGGCTGCGCCGGGACTCGATGAAGCCGGAGCACCTGGCCCGGGCCGCCTTCGAGGGCATGCTGTGCGGGCTGGTGGACGCGCTGGACGTGCTGCGCTCGCGCGGGGTCGAGATCCGCCGGGTGTTCCTGCTGGGCGCGGCGGCCGAGCTGCCCGCCGTGCAGGCCGCGGCCCCGGGACTGTTCGGCACGCAGGTCGTCGTACCGGCGCCGGCCGACTACGCGGCGCTGGGCGCGGCGCGCCAGGCGGCCTGGACGCTCGGTGTGGCGCAGGGCACCCTGGCCCCGCACACCCCGCCGGTCTGGCCGGCCCCCGCGGCCCAGGTCTTCGAGCCGGGCGAGGAGTTCCCGGCGTGGCAGGGAGTGCGCCAGCAGTACGTCGCGACGCGGGAGCAGATCCACCCCGGGGCGTTCTAG
- a CDS encoding YcaO-like family protein, which produces MRTLQATPQGAAVPESLRRIGRLVSPYGLVSRLTWLPVTEGEPDFAVFSGSLGDPGAVLAAQSEWTHDASSGNFDGAGGALDRETAAHLAAAESLERYSSCAWSPRDMIWATAEELGEDAIPPWEWPNLAPAELADPRCGLVPTDRRMPLRWVEGWSLARGRKVYVPAVQVYLKCSPESAAERFVHPVSTGCATHADPLAAIANGLMEVVERDSIALTWLQRLRLPRLEFALDGLAPEHRAFVERAANENIRTLLFDATTDLGIPVIYGVQLADHDPDLAQLVVATCDTDPGKAIAKLHREAASLRIALRSHASRHTNPDDPQDIVSVIGGALLAGKPDQRHRFDFLLKGERPVRAFTDLPRPAKGAEELPWLLERLSRAGCEVVVVDITTDEARQVGATAVRVMVPQLMPLSFAHRARYLAHPRLYEAPRAMGHPVHDIDGINPDPQPFA; this is translated from the coding sequence ATGAGGACGCTTCAGGCGACGCCCCAGGGTGCCGCGGTGCCCGAATCCCTGCGCCGGATCGGAAGGCTGGTGTCGCCGTACGGGCTCGTGTCGAGGCTCACCTGGCTGCCCGTAACCGAGGGCGAACCTGACTTCGCGGTCTTCTCCGGATCTCTGGGCGACCCGGGAGCCGTTCTCGCAGCGCAGTCGGAGTGGACGCACGACGCTTCCTCCGGCAACTTCGACGGGGCCGGCGGAGCGCTGGACCGCGAGACGGCGGCCCACCTCGCGGCCGCCGAATCCCTGGAGCGGTACTCCTCGTGCGCCTGGTCCCCGCGGGACATGATCTGGGCGACCGCCGAGGAACTTGGCGAGGACGCCATCCCGCCCTGGGAGTGGCCGAACCTCGCACCGGCCGAACTGGCCGACCCGCGCTGTGGTCTGGTCCCCACCGACCGGCGGATGCCGCTGCGCTGGGTCGAGGGCTGGTCCCTCGCCCGCGGCCGGAAGGTGTACGTCCCGGCCGTCCAGGTCTATCTGAAGTGCTCACCGGAGTCGGCCGCGGAGCGCTTCGTTCACCCGGTCTCCACGGGCTGCGCCACCCACGCCGACCCGCTGGCCGCGATAGCCAACGGTCTGATGGAAGTCGTCGAACGGGACTCCATCGCCCTGACCTGGCTCCAGCGCCTCCGGCTGCCCCGACTGGAGTTCGCACTCGACGGCCTGGCCCCGGAGCACCGGGCGTTCGTCGAACGTGCGGCCAACGAGAACATCCGCACCCTGCTCTTCGACGCCACGACGGACCTCGGCATCCCGGTCATCTACGGGGTGCAGCTCGCCGACCACGACCCCGATCTCGCCCAACTCGTCGTCGCCACATGCGACACCGACCCCGGCAAGGCCATCGCCAAACTGCACCGGGAGGCCGCCTCACTGCGCATCGCGCTCCGCTCCCATGCGAGCCGGCACACGAACCCCGACGACCCGCAGGACATCGTCAGTGTGATCGGCGGCGCGCTCCTCGCCGGGAAGCCCGACCAGCGCCACCGGTTCGACTTCCTTCTGAAGGGCGAGCGCCCCGTACGGGCCTTCACGGACCTGCCGCGCCCCGCGAAGGGAGCGGAAGAGCTGCCGTGGTTGCTGGAGCGATTGTCCCGGGCCGGCTGCGAAGTCGTAGTCGTCGACATCACGACCGACGAGGCCCGCCAGGTGGGTGCGACCGCCGTACGGGTCATGGTGCCGCAGCTGATGCCGCTCTCCTTCGCCCACCGGGCCCGCTACCTCGCCCATCCCCGCCTCTACGAGGCCCCCCGCGCCATGGGACATCCCGTGCACGACATCGACGGCATCAATCCCGATCCGCAGCCCTTCGCATGA
- a CDS encoding TOMM precursor leader peptide-binding protein — translation MNRHLLVLASGAFGKDVARRLQHDPRERGHDITLMEIDEGTHPSLWPRADLIMLATSHKRPRIDEATDRAAFAWGTPWFGVHTTATEVLCGPVVVPGRTACHQCYVRRRIQHRRPEHGTVDTGDRYPTGYPVHAVGIAAAFARQAIEEALGTPGDEEAIGGTVRKFDQITGATSKASVIAVDRCERCRTAADGDELWRRLVSITEGRTA, via the coding sequence ATGAATCGTCACCTGCTCGTACTCGCCTCGGGAGCCTTCGGCAAGGACGTCGCACGACGTCTTCAACACGACCCCCGGGAGCGCGGACACGACATCACCCTGATGGAGATCGACGAGGGCACCCACCCGAGTCTGTGGCCCCGCGCCGACCTCATCATGTTGGCCACCTCTCATAAACGGCCCCGTATCGACGAGGCGACGGACCGGGCGGCTTTCGCCTGGGGCACTCCCTGGTTCGGAGTGCACACCACCGCCACCGAGGTGCTGTGCGGCCCCGTGGTGGTCCCGGGCCGCACGGCCTGCCACCAGTGCTACGTGCGCCGCCGCATCCAGCACAGGCGGCCCGAGCACGGCACCGTCGACACGGGCGACCGCTACCCGACCGGCTATCCGGTCCACGCCGTCGGCATCGCCGCCGCCTTCGCCCGGCAAGCCATCGAGGAGGCGCTGGGCACACCCGGCGACGAGGAGGCGATCGGCGGCACCGTACGGAAGTTCGACCAGATCACCGGCGCCACCAGCAAGGCCTCCGTGATCGCGGTGGACCGCTGCGAGCGCTGCCGCACCGCCGCCGATGGCGACGAACTGTGGCGCCGACTGGTGTCGATCACCGAAGGGCGGACAGCGTGA
- a CDS encoding GOLPH3/VPS74 family protein, with translation MELSDGGTSVTVTLAEEIMLLSLDDESGTVRERQACQWAVAGGIVLDLVLASRVSVDRGRITVVDTAPTGVALLDGRLRTIDTWAAGTRRPPKVTAWLTKDNRKALDATVDSLRDRGLVGHEQRKVLGMFPVWRFPKVDGTVESELRVRLEEVVLRHAEPDDRSAGLIALLHGAKLHRLAFPDRPPREVVPRMREISEGQWVGESVRKAIREMQAAMTAVALVTMRS, from the coding sequence ATGGAGTTGAGTGACGGGGGGACCAGCGTGACCGTGACACTGGCCGAGGAGATCATGCTGCTGTCGCTGGACGATGAGTCCGGGACGGTGCGTGAGCGGCAGGCCTGCCAGTGGGCGGTCGCGGGCGGGATCGTTCTCGATCTGGTGCTGGCCAGCCGTGTGTCCGTGGACCGGGGCCGGATCACCGTGGTCGACACAGCCCCGACGGGGGTCGCGCTGCTCGACGGACGGCTCAGGACGATCGATACCTGGGCGGCGGGGACGCGCCGACCGCCGAAAGTGACGGCGTGGCTGACCAAGGACAACCGCAAGGCTCTGGACGCCACCGTCGATTCCCTTAGGGATCGCGGCCTGGTCGGCCACGAGCAGCGCAAGGTGTTGGGAATGTTCCCGGTATGGCGGTTTCCCAAGGTGGACGGCACGGTCGAGAGCGAACTGCGTGTGCGGCTCGAAGAGGTTGTCCTTCGGCACGCCGAGCCCGACGACCGCTCGGCTGGCCTTATCGCACTACTGCACGGTGCCAAGCTGCACCGCCTAGCATTCCCCGACCGGCCGCCGAGAGAGGTCGTTCCGCGGATGCGGGAGATATCCGAGGGCCAATGGGTCGGTGAGAGCGTCCGTAAGGCGATACGGGAGATGCAAGCGGCGATGACCGCAGTTGCTCTGGTCACGATGAGGAGCTGA
- a CDS encoding thiocillin family RiPP has protein sequence MDINEDAFDLYALDGELSVEELPQGNALGCWFSAASASTASCPATSAASVGSASTFG, from the coding sequence GTGGACATCAACGAGGACGCATTCGACCTGTACGCCCTGGATGGCGAGCTGTCGGTCGAGGAGCTGCCGCAGGGCAACGCACTCGGCTGCTGGTTCTCCGCCGCTTCGGCGTCGACCGCGTCCTGCCCGGCGACCTCGGCCGCCAGCGTCGGCAGCGCGTCGACGTTCGGCTGA
- a CDS encoding nitroreductase family protein, producing MSSPHDLAAELLTAFRTPAAAGTDTVPAPERPAAQPPAPLGPPVLFTAQQRDRSSLLTVLEKRRSIRFFGPQPIDASLIADVAARGIDADLASWPQERERLPLQINVVAFRLSGLEPGMYGLETGSGTQRSYVPVAPLPEGEALHDLTIQREFCDSAAIVSLAADLDLASRLHGAHGYRTLMTRAAAAAYTMWLDAVAVGLVGTVFAGFIPASVRLPLRSDGASRHQLFALALGGAVVPPPIPPGPTGHR from the coding sequence ATGAGCAGCCCGCACGACCTCGCGGCGGAGCTCCTCACCGCCTTCCGGACCCCCGCGGCCGCGGGCACCGACACCGTGCCGGCGCCCGAGCGGCCGGCGGCCCAGCCGCCCGCACCCCTCGGACCGCCCGTCCTCTTCACCGCCCAGCAGCGGGACAGGTCCTCCCTGCTCACCGTGCTGGAGAAGCGCCGCTCCATCCGATTCTTCGGACCGCAGCCCATCGACGCCTCACTCATCGCCGACGTGGCCGCCCGGGGCATCGACGCGGACCTCGCGTCCTGGCCGCAGGAACGGGAGCGGCTGCCGCTGCAGATCAACGTCGTCGCCTTCCGGCTCAGTGGCCTGGAACCCGGCATGTACGGCCTCGAGACGGGCAGCGGTACGCAGCGGTCCTATGTCCCGGTCGCACCGCTGCCGGAGGGCGAGGCCCTGCACGACCTCACGATCCAGCGGGAGTTCTGCGACTCCGCCGCCATCGTCTCCCTCGCCGCGGACCTGGACCTGGCGAGCCGCCTCCACGGCGCCCACGGCTACCGGACGCTCATGACCCGAGCCGCGGCGGCCGCCTACACGATGTGGCTCGACGCCGTGGCCGTCGGACTCGTCGGCACTGTCTTCGCCGGGTTCATCCCGGCCTCCGTACGGCTGCCGCTGCGCAGCGACGGGGCCAGCCGGCACCAGCTCTTCGCCCTGGCCCTGGGCGGCGCAGTCGTGCCGCCCCCCATACCTCCGGGGCCGACCGGCCACCGGTGA
- a CDS encoding ABC transporter permease, protein MSSSSRELTLMHARELVRDGKYFYFALFFPFGMLAIFLGLGFTMPKDSGAPDFLQLVFPMAIFLAVTSAALTVTAGPLASLRAKGTLRLLGTTPVGRARLVFTHMIARILMVTVQAAVLLVLAVALGKVEPSSLPALFGITLLGLAMFGGVGYLIGGRLASPDAATNVGTLVQLAALFLSGLAFPLELMPDAVRTTLSLLPTSFFADLMLTQMPQGEPTHPVWLSVLVVTVTTAVAVVLAVRTFKWDQGEAA, encoded by the coding sequence ATGTCCTCGTCCTCGCGTGAGCTGACGCTCATGCACGCCCGGGAGCTCGTACGCGACGGGAAGTACTTCTACTTCGCGCTGTTCTTCCCCTTCGGGATGCTGGCCATCTTCCTCGGCCTCGGCTTCACCATGCCGAAGGACTCCGGTGCCCCGGACTTCCTGCAACTCGTCTTCCCCATGGCGATCTTCCTCGCCGTGACCAGCGCGGCCCTGACCGTCACCGCCGGACCGCTGGCCAGCCTGCGCGCCAAGGGAACCCTCCGGCTCCTGGGCACCACACCTGTGGGGCGGGCCCGCCTCGTCTTCACCCACATGATCGCCAGGATTCTCATGGTCACCGTCCAGGCGGCGGTCCTGCTCGTGCTAGCGGTCGCCCTCGGCAAGGTGGAACCGAGCAGCCTCCCCGCGCTCTTCGGCATCACGCTGCTCGGCCTCGCCATGTTCGGGGGCGTCGGGTACCTGATCGGTGGCCGTCTGGCCTCGCCGGACGCCGCCACCAACGTCGGTACGCTCGTACAGCTGGCGGCGCTGTTCCTGAGCGGTCTGGCGTTCCCGCTGGAACTCATGCCCGATGCCGTTCGCACCACGCTGAGCCTGCTGCCCACGTCCTTCTTCGCGGACCTCATGCTCACGCAGATGCCACAGGGCGAACCGACCCACCCGGTGTGGCTGTCCGTCCTGGTCGTCACCGTCACCACTGCCGTGGCGGTCGTCCTCGCCGTCCGCACCTTCAAGTGGGACCAAGGCGAGGCCGCGTAG
- a CDS encoding thiopeptide-type bacteriocin biosynthesis protein, which yields MMPTPHHCTDRADPGMETDWWYVRAYPGHPDAIDEATRVLIPWLAARASEEKASAWFFTRYWDMSGHHLRLRLRCSADGIDRVYVRLPELVGLLHTLDKPTASERLVPGSVPQGLPMVKQARCCLYAPELAKYGGARGVARAEELFTASCQWYADQRIGSLAPLFDRAALAVSYMSTLVQAALPDPQARTAFWTAHRRQWGRQLRMAAPDQAVLRSLLGRAAQGTGEAAARLDAPLRESAARHVGTVVRTLDAAAADENPVPREELLLHYLHMDLNRWGFVPAEESLLGVLASAN from the coding sequence ATGATGCCGACACCGCACCACTGCACGGACCGCGCGGACCCGGGCATGGAGACGGACTGGTGGTACGTCCGCGCCTACCCGGGACACCCGGACGCCATAGACGAGGCCACCCGGGTACTGATCCCCTGGCTGGCCGCGCGGGCATCCGAGGAGAAGGCATCCGCGTGGTTCTTCACCCGCTACTGGGACATGAGCGGTCATCACCTACGGCTGCGCCTCAGGTGCTCCGCCGATGGGATCGACCGCGTTTACGTACGCCTGCCCGAGCTCGTCGGGCTGCTGCACACGCTCGACAAACCCACTGCCTCGGAACGCCTCGTGCCGGGCTCCGTACCGCAGGGGCTGCCGATGGTCAAACAGGCCCGGTGCTGCTTGTACGCACCGGAACTCGCCAAATACGGAGGAGCGCGCGGGGTGGCCAGGGCCGAGGAGCTCTTCACGGCTTCCTGCCAGTGGTACGCCGACCAGCGGATCGGCAGCCTCGCCCCGCTCTTCGACCGGGCTGCGCTGGCCGTCTCGTACATGAGCACGCTCGTCCAGGCGGCGCTCCCCGACCCCCAGGCGCGGACGGCGTTCTGGACCGCCCACCGCCGCCAATGGGGGCGGCAACTGCGCATGGCCGCGCCCGACCAGGCGGTGCTGCGCAGCCTTCTCGGCCGTGCCGCGCAGGGCACGGGGGAGGCCGCGGCGCGCCTGGACGCACCCCTCCGGGAAAGCGCGGCGCGGCACGTCGGGACGGTCGTGCGCACCCTCGACGCTGCGGCGGCCGACGAGAACCCCGTACCGCGGGAGGAGTTGCTCCTTCATTACCTGCACATGGACCTCAACCGCTGGGGCTTCGTTCCGGCCGAGGAGAGCCTTCTGGGCGTGCTCGCTTCCGCCAACTAG
- a CDS encoding 5-deoxy-glucuronate isomerase gives MATTEVSTTGADPGREHALVLLAGTPTSSTGETIDRDNPFTGPARGWYLPAGTSTAFTAVAPIAYVSSPLPPGTPPTGRAPVLLGGPGAVVEVRGHGSWEREVTTLITPPLSVRLQLGETLARDGRWSTYPPHLHDPSNPPHETAVQEAFAFHLNPPTGFAVLLTYDDDHQAADATATVITDRSLAAVDHGQGEMKNGLRRGGPGRRPCPGKWPGPRRCCPDAGAPARSRRGGGYIRDHVVAQGHVVEAIRGHDRWPPAPAGCS, from the coding sequence GTGGCCACCACCGAGGTGTCGACCACCGGCGCCGACCCGGGCCGCGAGCACGCGCTCGTCCTGCTGGCCGGCACCCCCACCTCCAGCACCGGCGAAACGATCGACCGCGACAACCCCTTCACCGGCCCGGCCCGCGGCTGGTACCTGCCCGCCGGGACCTCCACGGCGTTCACCGCCGTGGCGCCGATCGCGTACGTCTCCAGCCCGCTTCCGCCCGGCACCCCGCCCACCGGCAGGGCCCCGGTGCTGCTCGGCGGGCCCGGCGCCGTGGTCGAAGTGCGCGGGCACGGCTCCTGGGAGCGGGAGGTCACCACCCTGATCACCCCGCCGCTCTCGGTCCGCCTGCAGCTGGGGGAGACCCTCGCCCGCGACGGCCGCTGGTCGACCTACCCGCCCCACCTCCACGACCCCAGCAACCCGCCCCACGAGACCGCGGTACAGGAGGCGTTCGCGTTCCACCTGAACCCGCCGACCGGCTTCGCCGTCCTGCTCACCTACGACGACGACCACCAGGCCGCCGACGCCACCGCGACCGTCATCACCGACCGCTCCCTGGCCGCCGTCGACCACGGCCAAGGTGAGATGAAGAACGGGCTCAGGCGAGGCGGGCCAGGACGGCGGCCATGTCCTGGTAAGTGGCCTGGACCCCGCCGGTGCTGCCCAGACGCTGGCGCTCCAGCCCGATCGCGCCGAGGTGGTGGCTACATCCGTGATCACGTTGTCGCGCAAGGTCATGTCGTCGAAGCGATCCGCGGCCACGACCGGTGGCCCCCGGCTCCTGCGGGGTGCTCGTGA
- a CDS encoding thiocillin family RiPP gives MPELELYVLDDILEDSLEMETLSEGNALSSVSTAGSASSASCPVTTASSFTSFSSYT, from the coding sequence ATGCCCGAACTGGAACTCTACGTCCTCGACGACATCCTTGAGGACTCCCTCGAGATGGAGACGCTGTCGGAGGGCAACGCCCTCTCGTCGGTCTCTACCGCAGGATCGGCCAGCTCGGCCTCCTGCCCGGTGACCACCGCCTCCTCCTTCACCTCGTTCTCCAGCTACACCTGA